CCATTGCCCAGCAGGCGCGCGCCGGCGCGGTGCGGGTACTCGAACTCATCGACAGCCGGCCGACGCTGGTTGACGGCACCAAGCCGCTGTCGCCGGAGGCTCGGTTATCACTGGAGTTCCAGCGGGTGTCCTTCGGATATGTGGCTGACCGCCCCGTGCTCCGCGAGATAAGCCTGTCGGTCCGGGCCGGGGAGACCCTGGCGGTGGTCGGTGCGCCGGGCAGCGGCAAATCCACGTTGGCGTCGCTGGCGACGCGTTGCTACGACGTCACACAGGGCGCGGTGCGGATCGGTGGTCAGGATGTGCGCGAGCTGACGCTCGACTCGCTGCGGTCAGCCATCGGCCTGGTACCCGAAGATGCCGTCCTGTTCTCCGGAACGATCGGTGCAAACATCGCCTATGGCCGCCCGGATGCGACGCCCGAACAGATTGCCACGGCGGCCCGGGCGGCGCACATCGAGGAGTTCGTCAACACTCTGCCGGACGGGTATCAGACGGCCGTCGGTGCGCGCGGACTGACGCTGTCCGGCGGGCAACGCCAACGCATCGCCCTGGCCCGGGCGCTACTGCACCAGCCGCGGTTGTTGATCATGGACGACCCGACCTCTGCCGTGGATGCGGTCATCGAATGCGGAATTCAGGAGGTGCTGCGGGAGGCGATCGCGGATCGCACCGCGGTCATTTTCACCCGCCGCCGATCCATGCTTACCTTGGCCGACCGGGTCGCGGTCCTCGACTCCGGGCGCCTGCTCGATGTCGGCACCCCCGACGAGGTGTGGGAGCGCTGTCCCCGCTATCGGGAATTGCTGTCGCCCGCGCCGGATCTCGCCGATGACCTGGTTGTCGCGGAGCGCTCGCCGGTGTGTCGACCGGTGGCCGGGCTCGGCACCAAGGCCGCGCAGCACACCAACGTCCACAACCCCGGGCCTCACGATCACCCACCCGGCCCCGACCCGTTACGCCGCCTGCTGCGTGAGTTCCGCGGCCCGCTTGCGTTGAGCCTGCTGTTGGTGGCCGTGCAGACCTGCGCGGGTCTGCTGCCGCCCCTGCTCATCCGCCACGGTATTGACGTCGGGATTCGCCGCCATGTGCTCTCGGCGCTTTGGTGGGCAGCGCTCGCCGGCACCGCCACCGTGGTCATTAGGTGGGTCGTGCAGTGGGGGAGTGCCATGGTCGCCGGATACACCGGTGAGCAGGTGCTGTTTCGATTGCGGTCCGTCGTCTTCGCCCATGCCCAGCGCCTGGGCCTGGACGCATTTGAAGACGACGGAGATGCCCAGATCGTCACCGCGGTCACCGCCGACGTCGAGGCCATCGTGGCGTTCCTGCGCACGGGTCTGGTCGTTGCCGTGATCAGCGTGGTGACCCTGGTCGGCATTTTGGTGGCGCTGCTGGCCATCCGCGCCCGGCTGGTGTTGCTGATCTTCACCACCATGCCGGTGCTTGCCCTTGCGACCTGGCAATTCCGTCGGGCGTCGAATTGGACCTATCGGCGGGCGCGGCACCGGTTGGGGACGGTAACCGCCACGTTGCGTGAGTACGCGGCGGGGTTGCGGATCGCCCAGGCGTTCCGCGCCGAATACCGGGGACTGCAAAGCTATTTCGCTCATAGTGACGACTATCGCCGACTTGGGGTGCGCGGGCAGCGGCTGCTAGCCCTGTACTACCCGTTCGTGGCATTGCTCTGCAGCCTGGCGACCACCCTGGTCCTGCTCGACGGTGCACGCGAGGTGCGAGCGGGGGTGATCTCGGTCGGAGCGCTGGTGACCTATCTGCTCTACATCGAGCTGTTGTACACGCCGATAGGCGAACTGGCGCAAATGTTCGACGATTACCAGCGTGCGGCGGTGGCGGCCGGGCGGATCCGGTCGCTGCTGAGCACGCGGACACCGTCGTCGCCGGCGGCACGACCGGTGGGGACGTTGCGTGGTGAAGTGGTTTTCGACGCCGTCCACTATTCCTACCGAACACGAGAAGTGCCGGCACTGGCCGGCATCAACCTGCGAATTCCGGCCGGGCAGACGGTGGTGTTCGTCGGCTCCACCGGATCCGGGAAATCCACCCTGATCAAGTTGGTGGCGCGGTTCTACGATCCGACCCATGGGACGGTCCGAGTCGACGGATGCGACCTGCGGGAGTTCGATGTCGACGGCTATCGCAACCGGCTCGGCATCGTGACGCAGGAGCAGTACGTCTTCGCCGGGACGGTCCGCGATGCCATCGCATACGGACGGCCCGATGCCACCGATGCCCAGGTCGAACGGGCTGCGCGGGAGGTCGGTGCCCATCCGATGATCACCGCACTCGACAACGGGTACCTGCATCAGGTCACCGCGGGTGGGCGCAATCTGTCCGCCGGTCAGCTGCAGTTGCTCGCATTGGCCAGGGCGCGTCTGGTTGACCCCGACATTCTGCTGCTGGATGAGGCCACCGTGGCCCTGGATCCTGCCACCGAGGCCGTGGTGCAGCGGGCCACCCTCACCCTGGCAGCCCGTCGGACGACCTTGATCGTGGCTCACGGGCTAGCCATCGCCGAACACGCCGACCGCATTGTCGTGCTCGAGCACGGCACCGTTGTCGAGGACGGCGCCCACACCGAACTTCTCGCTGCTGGGGGCCACTATTCGCGGCTGTGGGCGGCCCATACTCGACTGTGTTCGCCGGAAATCACTCAGCTTCAATGTATTGACGCATAGACGTCACCAAGCCACCGAATGGGTGGCGAGTTGACCGGGCGCCGGATCCCGACGGTTGTGGTTGATCTGCCGAATCAACGGCTTCTGGCCACGAACATGTGTCCGCGACTGGCGTCTGCGATACCAACCCAATCGGTTACTATAGAAACTGTTCCCGCCGACAACTAACTCCCTTGTTCGCGTGGAGGGGTTCTCGGGTCCGGTCAGCGAGGTCCGGAGCGGGGCGGAAATTTCATTGAACAGCCGTAGAAGTTCAGCCAGGACCGGAACGGATCCAGCGGCAAGCATGCCTTCAGGAGCCATGTTGTCGAATCAGTGCCTAGGGCTGGGGGCGCCCGGAAGGAACACCACAGGGGGGACCGACATTCCGCATGTGGTCAAGCGCAGCGGAGCGAAATTCCGCGAGGAGTTCATCCTCCGTCCGGACCGGGTGCAAATGGCACCGGTGAATGTCATTTCGGTCGCGGTGGTGGCGAGCGACCCGTTGACCCGCGATGGAGCTTTGGCCCGACTCTCGTCTCACCGGGAGCTCGACGTGCGCGCTTGGCAGGCTGGATGCGAAACCTCGGTCCTGCTCGTGCTGGCCACCACGATCACCGCGCCTCTTCTATGCCAGATCGAGGACGTGCAGAAGGATGGCCCCAGTCACGCCCCGAAACTGGTCGTCGTCGCCGACGAATTCTCCGCTGAACAAGTTTTCCGGATGATCAAGCTGGGGTTGACCGGGTTGTTGTATCGCAGCCAGAGCACGTTCGACTGCATCGTCGAGACAATCCGGTTGTCCGCCGAAGGCCGCCTGCGACTCCCCGAACGTGTCCAGCGTTACCTGGTCGGCCGCATCAAGTCCACCCCGACCGCCGAACCTGACACACCGTGCGCCGCCGCTCTTGCCGAGCGTGAGGTGGCGGTGCTGCGTCTGCTAGCGGACGGCTTGAGCACGCACCAAGTGGCGGTGCAGCTCAACTATTGCGAGCGCACGATCAAGAACATCGTTCATGACATAGTGACGCGGCTGAAGCTCCGCAACCGCACGCATGCCGTCGCACATGCGCTGCGCGCGGGCCTCATTTGATTGATGGCCGGCGTCCGACGTACGTGCGGCCGGGCCGATCCCAAGCGAGTGGTGTAACGTGCACGGTAGCCATTATGTATAGCAACATACATATGCCTCGGATGGAGCGGCGATGCAAGGTCCACGCGAACGGATGGTGGTCTCGGCCGCGCTGTTGATTCGGGAACGGGGAGCCCACGCCACCGCCATCTCGGATGTGCTGCAGCACAGCGGCGCACCGCGGGGGTCGGCCTATCACTACTTCCCGGGCGGTCGTACCCAACTGCTATGCGAGGCCGTCGATTACGCCGGAGAGCATGTCGCCGCCATGATCAACGAGGCCGAGGGGGGCCTGGAGCTGCTGGACGCGCTGATTGACAAGTATCGCCAGCAGCTGCTCAGCACCGACTTTCGCGCCGGCTGCCCGATCGCCGCGGTCTCGGTGGAGGCGGGCGACGAACAAGATCGCGAGCGGATGGCCCCGGTGATCGCGCGTGCAGCGGCGGTGTTTGACCGCTGGTCGGACTTGACTGCCCAGCGGTTCATTGCCGACGGCATACCGCCGGATCGGGCGCACGAGCTGGCGGTGTTGGCGACGTCGACGCTCGAGGGCGCAATCTTGCTGGCTCGGGTGCGGCGCGACCTGACGCCGCTGGATCTGGTTCACCGCCAGCTGCGCAACCTGCTGCTGGCCGAGCTGCCCGAAAGGAGCCGATGATGACCAGCTCTGATTGGCT
Above is a window of Mycobacterium tuberculosis H37Rv DNA encoding:
- a CDS encoding multidrug ABC transporter ATPase/permease (Belongs to the ATP-binding transport protein family (ABC transporters).) — translated: MRTNCWWRLSGYVMRHRRDLLLGFGAALAGTVIAVLVPLVTKRVIDDAIAADHRPLAPWAVVLVAAAGATYLLMYVRRYYGGRIAHLVQHDLRMDAFQALLRWDGRQQDRWSSGQLIVRTTNDLQLVQALLFDVPNVLRHVLTLLLGVAVMTWLSVPLALLAVLLVPVIGLIAHRSRRLLAAATHCAQEHKAAVTGVVDAAVCGIRVVKAFGQEERETVKLVTASRALYAAQLRVARLNAHFGPLLQTLPALGQMAVFALGGWMAAQGSITVGTFVAFWACLTLLARPACDLAGMLTIAQQARAGAVRVLELIDSRPTLVDGTKPLSPEARLSLEFQRVSFGYVADRPVLREISLSVRAGETLAVVGAPGSGKSTLASLATRCYDVTQGAVRIGGQDVRELTLDSLRSAIGLVPEDAVLFSGTIGANIAYGRPDATPEQIATAARAAHIEEFVNTLPDGYQTAVGARGLTLSGGQRQRIALARALLHQPRLLIMDDPTSAVDAVIECGIQEVLREAIADRTAVIFTRRRSMLTLADRVAVLDSGRLLDVGTPDEVWERCPRYRELLSPAPDLADDLVVAERSPVCRPVAGLGTKAAQHTNVHNPGPHDHPPGPDPLRRLLREFRGPLALSLLLVAVQTCAGLLPPLLIRHGIDVGIRRHVLSALWWAALAGTATVVIRWVVQWGSAMVAGYTGEQVLFRLRSVVFAHAQRLGLDAFEDDGDAQIVTAVTADVEAIVAFLRTGLVVAVISVVTLVGILVALLAIRARLVLLIFTTMPVLALATWQFRRASNWTYRRARHRLGTVTATLREYAAGLRIAQAFRAEYRGLQSYFAHSDDYRRLGVRGQRLLALYYPFVALLCSLATTLVLLDGAREVRAGVISVGALVTYLLYIELLYTPIGELAQMFDDYQRAAVAAGRIRSLLSTRTPSSPAARPVGTLRGEVVFDAVHYSYRTREVPALAGINLRIPAGQTVVFVGSTGSGKSTLIKLVARFYDPTHGTVRVDGCDLREFDVDGYRNRLGIVTQEQYVFAGTVRDAIAYGRPDATDAQVERAAREVGAHPMITALDNGYLHQVTAGGRNLSAGQLQLLALARARLVDPDILLLDEATVALDPATEAVVQRATLTLAARRTTLIVAHGLAIAEHADRIVVLEHGTVVEDGAHTELLAAGGHYSRLWAAHTRLCSPEITQLQCIDA
- a CDS encoding two component transcriptional regulator; amino-acid sequence: MAPVNVISVAVVASDPLTRDGALARLSSHRELDVRAWQAGCETSVLLVLATTITAPLLCQIEDVQKDGPSHAPKLVVVADEFSAEQVFRMIKLGLTGLLYRSQSTFDCIVETIRLSAEGRLRLPERVQRYLVGRIKSTPTAEPDTPCAAALAEREVAVLRLLADGLSTHQVAVQLNYCERTIKNIVHDIVTRLKLRNRTHAVAHALRAGLI
- a CDS encoding HTH-type transcriptional regulator; protein product: MQGPRERMVVSAALLIRERGAHATAISDVLQHSGAPRGSAYHYFPGGRTQLLCEAVDYAGEHVAAMINEAEGGLELLDALIDKYRQQLLSTDFRAGCPIAAVSVEAGDEQDRERMAPVIARAAAVFDRWSDLTAQRFIADGIPPDRAHELAVLATSTLEGAILLARVRRDLTPLDLVHRQLRNLLLAELPERSR